A window of the Pseudomonas gozinkensis genome harbors these coding sequences:
- a CDS encoding energy transducer TonB, with product MQVVNWLPRTELPFAAPSRPELLDMSEPEIAAPAIPAAPAEAPVQPAARPVERPKIEVPRPSLASTRTAAKPVEEVDETPVVARPAPVPPPRFALQLLRAGRCLLLVELPTGEAFQSRDPAYLLLKDMLRAAGLPDAPQIVGEPVRWPWLNRGTMDQGPEAARDFVQGFLSVQMEAAPCACLWLIGLPAVRFAGEADAEAFNQELQIEGLGSAWAVPGLELLMEEPQRKAAVWQAMRRLMARWKESNE from the coding sequence ATGCAGGTGGTCAACTGGCTGCCGCGCACCGAATTGCCCTTTGCCGCGCCGTCGCGGCCCGAGCTGCTGGACATGTCCGAGCCCGAGATTGCCGCGCCGGCGATCCCGGCAGCCCCGGCCGAAGCGCCTGTGCAGCCGGCCGCGCGTCCGGTCGAGCGGCCGAAGATCGAGGTTCCGCGACCTTCGCTGGCCAGCACCCGCACGGCTGCCAAACCGGTGGAAGAGGTCGATGAAACGCCGGTCGTCGCCAGACCGGCACCGGTGCCGCCACCGCGTTTTGCCCTGCAATTGCTGCGCGCCGGCCGTTGCCTGCTGCTGGTGGAGTTACCCACAGGCGAAGCCTTCCAGTCCCGCGATCCTGCTTATCTGTTGCTCAAGGACATGCTGCGTGCCGCCGGTCTGCCGGACGCGCCGCAGATTGTCGGTGAGCCGGTGCGCTGGCCATGGCTGAACCGCGGCACGATGGATCAGGGCCCGGAAGCGGCCCGGGATTTCGTCCAGGGTTTTCTGTCGGTGCAGATGGAAGCGGCGCCGTGCGCCTGTCTGTGGCTGATCGGCCTGCCGGCAGTGCGCTTTGCCGGGGAAGCGGATGCCGAAGCCTTCAACCAAGAGTTGCAAATCGAGGGCCTTGGTTCGGCGTGGGCCGTGCCGGGGCTGGAATTGTTGATGGAAGA
- the mksB gene encoding Mks condensin complex protein MksB — translation MIEPKRVLRALAEHWALLEPLCEHFDQGTLSLNELRTQLAAQQLDSTPQDITSLLDVWIRLDILVPVAKSPNRFELNAQIHDFLAYLRREHRLGLCLEIEAYLRHLERLAGYIQDAFDVRDGNDLARQLRLLDMRVRDVLKKLDNDEQALVAVAERAKTSDRQIPLRQRYAEVLATWDEYVEPMIDLVNADGAFEQGVRKVETVLLKMLSEQQRLGHLVDDDMLLRTHARILEMQTSAQLTLRHARELLLPLREEARRHNAVTRGAALALAAIRRKGIDAVPQAAMPLFTRPQSTFLGSASQVEAYVYALARFEPKPARFPKAHKSQKTGDAPRAPRTVREMVDRCEESLPMPDLMTWLLEQEPDGATDELLYWFSRLSREKRFKRERLERREYHTHEHQVSLRSFALLSAGDTAAEDSASIPNAS, via the coding sequence ATGATCGAACCCAAGCGCGTCTTGCGCGCCCTCGCTGAACACTGGGCACTTCTGGAGCCACTGTGCGAGCACTTCGACCAGGGCACCCTGAGCCTCAACGAACTGCGCACGCAACTGGCCGCCCAACAACTGGACAGCACGCCGCAGGACATCACCAGCCTGCTCGACGTGTGGATCCGCCTCGACATTCTGGTTCCCGTGGCGAAAAGCCCGAACCGTTTCGAGCTCAATGCGCAGATCCACGACTTCCTCGCCTACCTGCGTCGGGAACACCGTCTGGGCCTGTGCCTGGAGATCGAAGCCTATCTGCGGCACCTCGAGCGTCTGGCCGGTTACATCCAGGACGCGTTCGATGTCCGTGACGGCAATGATCTGGCGCGCCAATTGCGCCTGCTCGACATGCGCGTACGGGACGTTCTGAAGAAACTCGACAACGACGAACAGGCGTTGGTGGCCGTGGCTGAACGGGCCAAGACCAGCGACCGGCAGATTCCGCTGCGCCAGCGTTACGCCGAAGTACTGGCGACCTGGGACGAATACGTCGAGCCGATGATCGATCTGGTGAACGCCGACGGCGCCTTCGAGCAAGGCGTGCGCAAGGTCGAAACCGTGCTGCTGAAGATGCTCAGCGAACAGCAACGCCTCGGCCATCTGGTCGATGACGACATGCTGCTGCGCACCCACGCGCGCATCCTCGAAATGCAGACCAGCGCCCAGCTGACCCTGCGTCACGCCCGCGAGCTGCTGCTGCCGCTGCGTGAAGAAGCCCGCCGACACAACGCCGTGACCCGTGGCGCTGCACTGGCGCTGGCCGCGATCCGTCGCAAAGGCATCGACGCCGTGCCGCAAGCTGCAATGCCGCTCTTCACACGGCCGCAAAGCACCTTCCTCGGCAGCGCCAGTCAGGTCGAAGCCTACGTTTACGCCCTGGCCCGTTTCGAGCCGAAACCGGCACGCTTCCCCAAGGCGCACAAGTCGCAAAAGACCGGCGATGCCCCGCGCGCACCGCGCACCGTGCGCGAGATGGTCGACCGCTGCGAAGAATCCCTGCCGATGCCGGACCTGATGACCTGGCTGCTGGAGCAGGAGCCGGACGGCGCGACCGACGAATTGCTTTACTGGTTCTCGCGCCTGTCGCGGGAAAAACGCTTCAAGCGCGAGCGTCTGGAACGCCGCGAATACCACACTCACGAGCATCAGGTCAGCCTGCGCTCCTTCGCCCTGCTCTCGGCCGGCGACACCGCCGCCGAGGATTCTGCGAGCATCCCCAATGCATCTTGA
- the mksE gene encoding Mks condensin complex protein MksE, whose translation MHLDLSELSQLAPIFRELFKGYHVSRRDPELYAQLSNFQDQYRTLFKALGFELVCDTRGFYYFVPDMAAAAVNKTAQRLALFTFILVEHLADQGRDPIAVLDGGSLGREELPSLLEKYRDLFIQAEVQTVEELEEKIMRRMTQLGFASEENGVYRFLPPMHRFLDVCLSVQQDRDLAASVHSVLPLPAPVLIDEAAEAKFLETDDPLDLSEFDEESEEDALARAIAEEQESDA comes from the coding sequence ATGCATCTTGATCTATCCGAACTGTCTCAGCTGGCGCCGATCTTTCGCGAGCTGTTCAAGGGTTACCACGTCAGCCGCCGCGACCCGGAGCTGTACGCGCAACTGTCGAATTTCCAGGACCAGTACCGCACGCTGTTCAAGGCACTGGGCTTCGAACTGGTCTGCGACACCCGTGGTTTCTATTACTTCGTGCCGGACATGGCCGCAGCGGCGGTGAACAAGACTGCTCAGCGTCTGGCGCTGTTCACCTTCATCCTCGTCGAGCATCTGGCCGATCAGGGCCGCGATCCGATCGCCGTCCTCGATGGCGGCAGCCTCGGCCGCGAAGAACTGCCGTCGCTGCTGGAAAAGTACCGCGACCTGTTCATCCAGGCCGAAGTGCAGACGGTTGAAGAGCTGGAAGAAAAAATCATGCGCCGCATGACCCAGCTCGGTTTCGCCAGCGAAGAAAACGGCGTGTACCGTTTCCTGCCGCCGATGCACCGTTTCCTCGACGTCTGCCTGTCGGTGCAGCAAGACCGCGATCTGGCGGCCAGCGTGCACAGCGTTCTGCCGCTGCCGGCACCGGTGCTGATCGACGAAGCCGCCGAAGCCAAATTTCTGGAAACCGACGATCCGCTCGATCTTTCCGAATTTGATGAAGAAAGCGAAGAAGACGCACTGGCCCGCGCCATTGCCGAAGAACAGGAGTCCGACGCATGA